A genomic window from Thermococcus celericrescens includes:
- a CDS encoding family 4 glycosyl hydrolase encodes MRIAFIGAGSIFTPLGIYTIATSEVLRNAEVYLVEIDDERRKFITALAEKMRKTFKAGFGVTPLESVEGLEGHGLDYAVISVEKERYERWKLDFKIPHRHGIRQVLGENGGLGGLAHTLRVVPLVLEIARRIEDINRDAGVFIYSNPEPRVTYAVLNYTGLKNVYGLCTGYLERKEMLAPILKADEREISLIAGGLNHFTWIRELHVKGEDAYPRLDEALKKRPDFEPLSQLLYRTYGLFPSPDDNHIGEYLSFAWPLIPEEKKGLKWIERTKKEGEEVRRLLRLFLRGLVPKFAFNRFVKFPDVAMNVVEGLEGVEKLQEAINVPNRGYIDLPKGTIVEVPAEVSPKGIKPLHVELPREALVPLRVQAEIQRLSSEGAVEGNVEKVIKAVLLDPVVHDAEAGLRAMAELMRAHLDALPQFDEGDIEILRLMAFS; translated from the coding sequence GTGAGGATAGCCTTTATTGGAGCCGGAAGCATATTCACTCCCCTGGGCATCTACACGATAGCCACGAGCGAGGTTCTTAGGAACGCTGAGGTTTATCTCGTCGAGATAGACGACGAGCGGAGGAAGTTCATAACCGCTCTGGCTGAAAAGATGAGGAAAACCTTCAAGGCGGGGTTCGGGGTCACTCCACTTGAGAGCGTCGAGGGGCTCGAAGGCCATGGCCTCGATTACGCCGTTATCTCGGTCGAGAAGGAGCGATATGAACGCTGGAAGCTGGATTTCAAAATTCCCCATCGGCACGGCATCAGACAGGTTCTCGGGGAGAACGGGGGCTTAGGCGGCCTGGCGCACACCCTACGCGTCGTCCCGCTGGTTCTTGAAATCGCGAGAAGGATAGAGGACATCAACAGAGATGCGGGGGTTTTCATCTACTCCAACCCCGAGCCGAGGGTGACCTACGCGGTCCTCAACTACACGGGGCTCAAAAACGTCTACGGCCTCTGCACCGGCTACCTTGAGAGGAAGGAGATGCTGGCTCCCATCCTAAAAGCCGACGAGAGGGAGATAAGTCTCATCGCGGGGGGCTTGAACCACTTCACCTGGATACGAGAGCTTCACGTGAAGGGCGAAGACGCCTATCCACGGCTTGACGAGGCCTTAAAGAAAAGGCCAGACTTCGAGCCGCTGAGTCAGCTACTCTACCGAACATACGGCCTCTTCCCCTCACCGGACGACAACCACATAGGGGAGTACCTGAGCTTTGCTTGGCCGCTAATTCCAGAGGAGAAGAAAGGGCTCAAATGGATAGAGCGGACGAAGAAGGAGGGAGAAGAAGTAAGAAGGCTGCTGAGGTTGTTCCTCAGGGGTCTCGTCCCGAAGTTCGCCTTCAACCGCTTCGTTAAGTTCCCGGACGTTGCTATGAACGTTGTGGAAGGGCTTGAGGGGGTCGAGAAGCTTCAGGAGGCCATAAACGTTCCCAACAGAGGCTACATAGACCTGCCGAAAGGCACGATAGTCGAGGTTCCAGCCGAAGTCTCGCCGAAGGGGATAAAACCGCTCCACGTCGAGCTCCCGAGGGAAGCCCTGGTTCCCCTCAGGGTCCAGGCAGAGATACAGAGGCTTTCAAGCGAGGGGGCAGTCGAAGGAAACGTTGAGAAGGTGATAAAGGCGGTGCTCCTCGACCCGGTTGTTCACGACGCTGAGGCAGGGCTGAGGGCGATGGCCGAGCTCATGAGGGCCCACCTCGATGCCCTACCCCAGTTCGATGAGGGTGACATAGAGATACTACGTCTAATGGCATTCTCGTGA